The proteins below are encoded in one region of Sulfitobacter sp. SK012:
- a CDS encoding protein-disulfide reductase DsbD domain-containing protein — MLKMLISLALMVAPPALAQSDGSKGAPISADVIQGWRQADGTQITALRLTLAPGWKTYWRAPGDAGIPPEFDWSGSRNLAGVGITWPTPEVFNQNGMRSIGYHDQLILPLHVKPKVDGKPVDIKLSMDIGVCSDICIPETLKITAILDATDAKPIPAIAAALAQRPYSGSEAGARGVTCSLRPKDGGLEITADISLPSTGSDEVVVIEAGRPGFWVSEADTSRQGNTLRAVADMVPSTGSASLDRSAIRFTVLGQNRAVDIIGCSAG; from the coding sequence ATGTTGAAAATGCTCATCTCACTGGCCCTTATGGTGGCACCCCCTGCGCTTGCGCAATCTGACGGGTCCAAAGGTGCCCCGATTTCTGCCGATGTGATCCAAGGTTGGCGTCAAGCTGACGGCACCCAGATCACCGCTTTGCGCCTGACGCTTGCGCCGGGTTGGAAAACCTATTGGCGCGCGCCCGGCGACGCGGGCATCCCGCCAGAGTTTGACTGGTCCGGTTCGCGCAATCTGGCCGGGGTTGGTATCACTTGGCCCACACCTGAGGTATTTAACCAAAACGGCATGCGCTCAATTGGGTATCACGACCAACTGATCTTGCCCTTGCATGTGAAGCCAAAGGTGGACGGTAAACCCGTCGATATCAAGCTGAGCATGGATATCGGTGTGTGCAGCGACATTTGCATACCAGAGACACTCAAAATCACCGCAATTCTGGACGCTACCGATGCAAAGCCAATACCGGCCATTGCCGCCGCCCTCGCACAGCGCCCCTATTCAGGATCAGAAGCTGGTGCGCGCGGCGTTACATGCAGCCTGCGTCCCAAAGACGGTGGGTTAGAAATCACGGCCGACATCAGCCTCCCTTCCACCGGGTCCGACGAAGTTGTCGTAATCGAGGCTGGACGCCCGGGCTTCTGGGTCAGCGAAGCGGATACGAGCCGTCAAGGCAACACCCTGCGCGCCGTGGCGGATATGGTGCCCTCAACCGGGAGCGCATCGCTTGATCGCTCGGCCATCCGCTTTACCGTTTTAGGTCAGAACCGGGCCGTTGATATCATCGGGTGCAGCGCCGGTTAA
- a CDS encoding YqgE/AlgH family protein, with protein sequence MSKGDLQTDMDLTGQLLVAMPGMGDPRFERSVIYICSYSDEGAMGLIVNKSMPDLRLSDVLDRLEINLPKGPRDMVVRIGGPVESGRGFVLHSDEYRSKLKSLHIADGFAMTATQDILEDMAEGAGPAQALFLLGYAGWGPGQLEREIGQNGWLTCPADTDLVFATKDRLKWQSALTSIGIDPLGLSSAAGRA encoded by the coding sequence ATGAGCAAGGGTGATTTGCAAACAGACATGGACCTCACCGGGCAGTTGCTGGTGGCAATGCCGGGTATGGGCGATCCCCGGTTTGAGCGATCCGTGATCTATATCTGCTCTTATTCTGACGAAGGGGCGATGGGGCTTATTGTTAATAAGTCGATGCCTGATCTGCGCCTGTCTGATGTGCTTGACCGGTTGGAGATCAACCTACCAAAAGGGCCACGCGATATGGTTGTGCGTATTGGTGGGCCTGTGGAATCGGGGCGCGGGTTTGTGCTGCATTCAGACGAATACCGATCCAAGCTAAAGTCGCTGCATATCGCCGATGGCTTTGCAATGACGGCAACTCAGGACATTCTGGAAGACATGGCCGAGGGTGCGGGCCCCGCGCAGGCGTTGTTTTTGTTGGGCTATGCAGGATGGGGGCCCGGTCAATTGGAGCGTGAGATTGGTCAGAACGGTTGGCTGACCTGTCCCGCAGATACCGATCTGGTGTTTGCGACCAAGGATCGGCTGAAATGGCAATCGGCGTTGACTTCAATCGGCATTGACCCTTTGGGGCTATCGTCCGCCGCAGGTCGGGCTTAG
- a CDS encoding L-threonylcarbamoyladenylate synthase — protein sequence MDQTTQMLPSDDAGIAQAAALLRAGHHVAFPTETVYGLGGDARNGEAVAGIYAAKGRPSFNPLIVHVPSADVAQTYGQWSDAADILASAFWPGPLTLVLPLAADHGLSSLVTAGLQSVALRVPAHSTAQRLLQSFGGPLAAPSANPSGRISPTSATHVHAGLDGRIAAIVDDGPCSVGLESTIIGLTTSTPTLLRAGGLPREAIEAALGAPLALPDTAAITAPGQLASHYAPRGTVRLNAEAPTGDEMMLGFGAIHGDLTLSPSGDLVQAAANLFDHLHQLDAHNRPIAVARIPGHGLGAAINDRLRRAAAPR from the coding sequence ATGGATCAAACAACCCAAATGCTACCCTCGGATGACGCCGGGATTGCCCAAGCGGCCGCATTGCTGCGCGCGGGTCACCATGTCGCCTTCCCAACTGAGACGGTATACGGGCTTGGTGGTGACGCGCGCAACGGTGAAGCAGTTGCAGGGATTTACGCAGCCAAAGGCCGTCCCAGCTTCAATCCTTTGATCGTGCATGTCCCAAGTGCAGATGTCGCGCAAACCTACGGCCAATGGTCAGACGCCGCAGACATTCTGGCCAGCGCCTTCTGGCCCGGCCCCTTAACCTTGGTGCTGCCGCTTGCCGCAGATCACGGACTGTCTTCGCTGGTCACCGCTGGCCTTCAATCCGTTGCCCTGCGGGTGCCTGCACACTCGACTGCACAGCGTTTGCTGCAAAGTTTTGGTGGTCCGCTTGCGGCTCCCTCGGCCAATCCCTCAGGTCGGATCAGCCCCACATCAGCCACCCATGTTCACGCAGGCCTAGATGGCAGAATAGCAGCAATCGTCGATGATGGTCCCTGTTCCGTAGGGCTGGAAAGCACCATCATTGGCCTTACGACCTCGACGCCAACACTGCTACGCGCCGGCGGCTTGCCACGCGAGGCGATTGAGGCAGCCCTTGGCGCGCCGCTTGCCCTTCCTGACACCGCAGCCATCACCGCACCGGGACAGCTAGCATCGCATTACGCACCACGCGGCACTGTTCGGCTGAACGCCGAAGCGCCCACGGGCGACGAAATGATGCTGGGTTTTGGCGCCATACACGGCGATCTGACGCTGTCGCCCTCTGGCGATCTTGTACAAGCGGCAGCCAATCTGTTTGATCATTTGCACCAGCTTGATGCACATAACCGCCCTATCGCGGTCGCAAGAATACCAGGTCACGGGTTGGGTGCTGCGATCAACGACCGCCTACGCCGCGCGGCGGCTCCGCGCTAA